The genomic stretch GGACCAAATGCACCACAAACATTGCCAGCATATATGGGACCAAATGCGGCACAAACATTACCGGCATATATGGGACCAAATCCAAATGCGGCACAAACATTACCGGCGTATATGGGACCAAATCCAAACGCAGCACAAACATTACCAGCGTATATGGGACCAAATGCACCACAAACATTACCGGCATATATGGGACCGAACGAAAATTTCCCACAAACAATGCCAGCATATATGGGACCAAATGAAAATTTCCCGCAAACACTACCAGCATACATGGGACCAAATGCGCCGCAAACATTACCAGCGTACATGGGACCAAATGCACCGCAAACATTACCAGCATACATGGGGCCAAATTCAAACTATCCATATTATCCAGGTAGAGGAGAAGGAGGAGCATTACCAACATTGCCGAGCTTTGGTTCTATGCCGATGTTGACAGGAGTGACTGGAGAAGCTCCTGGCGCAACAGGTGGGGTACCAGTTCCACCAACAGCTATGCCAATGCCATTACCAGCACCAGTTCCTACACCACTACCAGCGCCAATGCCAATGCCTGCACCGTTCCCAGTAAATAATGCGCAAACAATGCCAGCATATATGGGACCGAATCCGAATTTCCCACAAACAATGCCAGCATATATGGGACCGAATGAAAACTTCCCAGCAACAATGCCAGCATACATGGGACCGAATGAAAACTTCCCAGCAACAATGCCAGCATATATGGGACCAAACGCAAACTTCCCAGCAACAATGCCAGCGTATATGGGACCAAATGAAAACTTCCCAGCAACAATGCCAGCATATATGGGACCAAACGCAAACTTCCCAGCAACAATGCCAGCGTATATGGGACCAAATGAAAACTTCCCAGCAACAATGCCAGCATATATGGGACCAAACGCAAACTTCCCAGCGACAATGCCAGCGTATATGGGACCAAACGCAAACTTCCCAGCAACAATGCCAGCATATATGGGACCAAACGCAAACTTCCCAGCAACAATGCCAGCATATATGGGACCAAACTCGAACTTCCCAGCAACACTACCAGCTATGGACTATCCAAAATTCCAAGGTAATGGGCCAGTTGTTTCACCGTATGCTACTGGACCAAATACACCTATGTATCGTGATTCATCAGAGCCTTATTTTGATCCAAATTCGCAATTATTTACTCCTTATGCTCATAATCAGTCTTCATACGGAGTTCCATATTTTGAGGAAGATGAAAATTAAAAAAGTTACCTTGAAAAGACGATTTATTTTTAATCGTCTTTTTTTACATATTAAGAAGAATCATGGTAGTAGGATATGCCTCTTTTTTTATTTTCCCAATAATTCAGTAGCTAAATACAATGAAGCAGTTTTTTACTTATTATGAGTTTCATCCCATCAATTAACAATTTAAAAACTCCCTAAAAAGGTCATCCTAAATTTGTAATACAATTTTAGTATTACAATTAGCTGTAATTAAAGGGAGGGTTTTATATTGAATAAAAAGGGTCTTATCGTTGCTACAGGTACCGTGTTAACAGCTTTATCATTAGCTGCTTGTGGAACAAACAATAATGCCATGAATGACCACAAAAGAAACGTTGGTTATGAAAAAGTTGATTTCAATAGACCGACTAACCCTTATGCGGTTAATTATCGTTATGAAAACGTTAACTATCCAAATAACAAAGATTATTTCAATAAGAAAAACGTTCACTATGGAAATGATCGAATAAATGAAGGCTTAAGTAGTGAATATTCGAATGATGGTTTAATCCATAATGGAACTTATGGAAGAAATGTCAATTATACGAATAGAAACTACAATATGGATCAAGTACGTTATAATAACGATTTAAATACAGCTCCTGTTGTACCTTATACAAATATTAGTACAAACGCTAATATGACAACTGGTGAGCGAAAGTTTGCAGACCAGATTTCTAAACGAGTAGAACAAATGTCAAATGTAGCCGACGCAAACACGGTTGCTGTTGGTGACCAGGTACTTGTCGCAGTAGATTTAGTAAATGAAAATGTTGATGAGAGCGCAACTCGCTCAAAAATTAAAGACGCATTATCACCATATACAAGTGGTAAAAAAGTCTATATAACTTTCGATGGGACAATTAGAAACAATTTAAATAACGTCCCGAATGCTACAAAGAATGTATTATACGATACAAAAGAAAATGTTAAACATATGTATCGTAATGTAAAAAATGATGTAAAAGATGCGACAAAACCTAACCGTTAATCTACTTACTAAAAGGAAGAAGCTTTTGCTTCTTCTTTTTAGTTCTATTTTGAATTGTTTAACAACTCGATTGATATAGAATAAACATTATGATAAAGTGATTTTTATATTGACCAAAAAACCGTATTGGCCTTTGGTTTAAAATAGAATTTGAGGTGAGTTTTTTTGAAAAAGCAAAATATTTTAGAAGCTGCCACAAAGTCATTTACCATATTTGGGTATAAAGCAACGACAATGAGTCAGATTGCAAAACAAGCAAATGTAGGAAAAGGAACGATCTATACTTTTTTCAAAAATAAAGAAGAATTGTTTGATGAAATCATCAATAACTTGATTAATGAAATGAAATTTTTAGCTGAACAATCAATTCGTGATGAAGATTCATTCATTGAAAAGGCTCATAAAGGAATTGAAGTTTTCATTGCATTTCATAATGAACATGAATTAACAATAAAATTACTTCAAGAACAAAGAGAATTTGGAACAATTGCTGTGTATGACGCTTTAAAACGCTTGAATAATTCAATTATATTATACATACAAAAGAAAATTGAAGAAGCAATCACCAAGAAAGAAATCGTTGAATGTGATCCTGAAATAACTGCTATGGTAATGTTTCGACTTTATACAACATTAAAAATTGATTGGGAGAAGGAACATGATGCACTTACTCCTAAAAAAATCACTGAACTATTTAATTTTTATATTTTAAATGGTTTGTCAAAAGGGCTGTAATAGAACGCATTGGGGGAGAAATTTTTTGATCACTAAATTAAATAATAAAGACAGTAAGATAGCAAATTTAATTTTAAATGTACAACTACCGGCATATAAAGTAGAGGCAAAGTTAATTAATTTTGAAGGAATCCCTCAATTAAAAG from Arthrobacter citreus encodes the following:
- a CDS encoding LysM peptidoglycan-binding domain-containing protein; its protein translation is MRIHIVLKGDTLKSIAQKYNIDYEELVKLNAQLSNPDMIYPGMKIKVPERSEKPAPLGSQKEVKLSKEPKQSVNLEVEAEQTQNVTQPAVVQPTVEQPKPAVQPNAKPAENNYNINVEVSKAVKPVIQVPIPPAKPTVSPVTNNANQQVSPVQTGKPNANIPQVVSPVAVKNPINVNKSNVNTKGGQSMSEKKNYFPGSLVSPTTPNPNSQVSPVETGKPNQQVSPVATGKPNQQVSPVTIGKPNQQVSPVATGKPNVQVSPVATGKPNQQVSPIATGKPNMQVSPAATGKPNMQVSPAATGKPNVQVSPVATGKPNMQVSPVATGKPNMQVSPVATGKPNAQVSPVATNKAQTLPAYMGPNAPQTLPAYMGPNPNAAQTLPAYMGPNAPQTLPAYMGPNAAQTLPAYMGPNPNAAQTLPAYMGPNPNAAQTLPAYMGPNAPQTLPAYMGPNENFPQTMPAYMGPNENFPQTLPAYMGPNAPQTLPAYMGPNAPQTLPAYMGPNSNYPYYPGRGEGGALPTLPSFGSMPMLTGVTGEAPGATGGVPVPPTAMPMPLPAPVPTPLPAPMPMPAPFPVNNAQTMPAYMGPNPNFPQTMPAYMGPNENFPATMPAYMGPNENFPATMPAYMGPNANFPATMPAYMGPNENFPATMPAYMGPNANFPATMPAYMGPNENFPATMPAYMGPNANFPATMPAYMGPNANFPATMPAYMGPNANFPATMPAYMGPNSNFPATLPAMDYPKFQGNGPVVSPYATGPNTPMYRDSSEPYFDPNSQLFTPYAHNQSSYGVPYFEEDEN
- a CDS encoding TetR/AcrR family transcriptional regulator — protein: MKKQNILEAATKSFTIFGYKATTMSQIAKQANVGKGTIYTFFKNKEELFDEIINNLINEMKFLAEQSIRDEDSFIEKAHKGIEVFIAFHNEHELTIKLLQEQREFGTIAVYDALKRLNNSIILYIQKKIEEAITKKEIVECDPEITAMVMFRLYTTLKIDWEKEHDALTPKKITELFNFYILNGLSKGL